CCGCGACGCGCCGCTGGTCCGAGGTAGCGTGCGCCTTCGACCATCTTCTGGAAGGAACTCGCGTGGGGGCACCGGCCGAGGTACTGGCTTTGATCGAGAAGTACCGCCAGGACAGGGAACATTTTCGTAGCGCTGCGTTCAAAGAAATGTCGGTTCGCACCGAGTTTCTGAATCCCGTTCTACTTGCGTTGGGCTGGGACCCCCAGAACACCGGACTGGCTGCACCAGATCGTGAGGTGATCCAGGAGGATGTAGTCCAGATCGACGGCGCGGGGAAAGCTCCGGACTATGGCTTTCTAGTCGAGCGTCGGCGGATGTTCTTCCTTGAAGCCAAGCGTCCCGGCGTGAACATTTCGACCGATCGCGCTCCTGCCTACCAAATCCGTCGGTATTGCTGGAACGCGGGCCTTCCGATCGGCGTACTCACGGATTTCGAAGAGTGGGCAATCTACGATTGCCGTGCCGAGCCGAGCAGTACCGACTCGACGACGACCGCGCGCATCCACTACTTCACTTACGAAGAGCTTGATGAGCGGTGGGACGACCTAGTTGCCCTCATTGGGCGCGTAGCGGTGGCAGACGGCTCCCTTCAGAAGCATTTCGCTGACCGTCCGATGCCGCGCGGGACGCAGACCATCGATCAGGCATTCCTAGAAGAGATTCGATCCTGGCGCAACTATCTCGCAAAAGAGATGGCACGGGACAATCGGGGTCTGTCCGCGATTCAACTCAACGAAGTCGTGCAAACCCTGATCGACCGAATCATCTTCCTTAGGATTGCGGAAGCGCGTGGCCTGGAAGCCTACGGCGAATTGAAGGCGTGCGCGGATGACCCTTCACCCGGGGTCTACCGGCGACTCGTCGGCCTTTTCAGGCGCGCAGACGACCGTTACAACTCGGGACTCTTCCACTTTGCCGATTCGCGCGACCAGCATGGAACGCCCGATTCGCTGTCACCCTCACTAGCCGTCTCCGATCACAGACTGCGCTTCATTATCGGCAGACTCTATTACCCGCACCCGTACGAGTTCTCGGTCATGCCCGCGGACATCCTCGGCAAGGTTTATGAGCAGTTCCTCGGCGAACATGTCGTTCTGGATCAAGCGGGCCTAGCAGACATCGTCGAGAAGCCTGAGGTCCGTAAGGCGGGCGGTGTCTACTACACGCCGGTTCCCATTGTGGATTACATCGTCGAAGAGACGCTCGGACCGTTGCTCCGAGGAAAGACACCTGGCGAGGTGGCCAAGATCCGGGTGATCGACCCCGCGTGCGGGTCTGGCTCGTTCCTGATCGCGGCCTATCAATACATCATCGACTGGCATACCGCGTATTACGCCCAACAGGTCAAGAATCGCAATACCTATCTTGAAAAGTCGAAAGGCGGCGGCCTTCGGCTCAAGACGGCTGAGCGAAAGCGGATCCTTCTGGCGAACATCTATGGAGTTGATATCGACCGACAGGCGGTCGAAGTCACCAAGCTTTCGCTTCTGCTGAAGGTAATCGAGGGCCAGTCGCAGATGGAGTTGGCGGTTGGACGGATCCTGCCAGACCTTCATGAGAACATCAAATGCGGCAACAGTCTGATCGACGTCGATTTCCCGCTGACGTTGGACGCGTCGGAGGAAGAGCGACTCACCTACAATCCGTTCGACTGGGATGAAGAATTTCCGGCCGTTTTCGAGGCAGGCGGGTTCGACGCCGTCATCGGGAACCCGCCGTATTTCAGCATTGACAATGTTTGGGGTCGCAAGGACCGCCGACTGGCGTACATGAAGTCTCACTATTCAGACATTCATACAGACAAGACCGATATTCTTTTCTACTTCTTGCAGAAGGCAGCCTCGATCTGCCGAGGAGAAGTAGGTTTTATTGTGTCACGGTCCTTCCTTGAAGCAGACAAGGCACAGAAGCTCCGGGGCTGGCTTTCGACGAATGTGCGACTTCGTGAGGTCGTTGACTTTCGCGAAGCACTAGTGTTCCCCGGAGTAGGAATCAATACGGCGATTGTTAGGTACACTCGGTCCCGTGCAGCCAAGGAAGCGACGTTCCGTAGGTACAGGAACAAGGCTCTGCCCCCGGGGTACCTCGCAGGGCATCTCCGTGAGCCCAGCCTGTTCATCCGCACAACCAAGAACTTCGCCGAACTCGACTCTTCATCTTGGGTCGCTGCCGACGCTGCCGACGCTGCGATCCTGAAGAAACTCGACCTCGCAGGAGACCAAGTCGGTCAGGTTCTTCACGTAGGACAGGGCATGCAGACCGGCCACAACACGGCGTTCACCATTCCCAAGACGGATGAGCGTCTATTGCGCGACGCCAAGAGCGCCCGACTGGCGCGCAAGCGGGCCCGCAACAGCGACATCGGTGCGTACTCGGTAGCAGACGAAGGTCCCTACGTTCTCTATCTCGAGGACGCGCCTGCCTTCGCGCGTCTTCCAGACTCTGTCCAGTCGCACCTGAAGGCTCACGAGAGCCGACTAAAAGAGCGTGCTGCCTTCCAGCGGGGGGACTGCATGTGGTGGCGCTACACATGGCCGCTCCACAAGGAGTTCGTCGACAAGCCGCGCATCCTCGTGCCGTACCGGGCATCTAGCAATCGCTTCAGCGTCGACGCCCGGGCGACGTTCGTCGGTCTCACAGACACGACGGTGCTGTACCACAAGGGGTCCCCCGAGGACCTCCATTACATCGCTGCCGTACTCAACTCACGGGTGAGCACCTACAGGTTCCGCTTCCTGGGCAAACTGGTCGGCGGCGGTACTTACGAGTACTTCCACAACACGGTGGGCAAGTTGCCAGTGCCTCGCAGGCTGCCGGGCGACCCAACGCATGACCGGCTCGTTGAGTTGTCCAAGGTGCTCCACGAGGAGAACGAGACGATTCGATCGACCATCCTCCCCGATGAGCAGGAAGCGTCTTCTAAACTCATCGCCGATGCAGCCGCGGAGGTCGAAACCCTCGTCGCGCAACTGTTCGGCCTCACAGAAGTAGAGCGCCAACGAATCGAGGAGTACCTAGCACAATAGGTCGTTGCGGTCCTGGAGCCCTCGTCCTCCCGGAGGGGCGGGGGCTCTTCGCTGTCCCGGCTCGTCACGCTCCCTGGACGCTGTCGCGTGCTGCGGCGATGAGTCGTCGAGCGCGCGAGGCGGCCTCTTGCTGGTCGAGGTTGAGCGCTTCTGCGGCGGCTCGGGAGACTTGCCGCTCCCGGTGTCGGAGGCGAGCAGCCTCCTCGAAGTCTCCCGCGTCTATCGCTTCCTCCTTCTGCCTCCTGATCCTCGCCACCTGGAACGGAGCGACGAGGTCGCGCTCGGCGGCGTCGAGCAACGTTGCGAGGTCGTGAAGCGCTGCGCGGCATGCCTCGGAGGCGTACGCCTCGACGATCGGGCCGGACTCCCGGAGGTCGTCGAGGATGCTCTCGACGTCTACTCCGAGACGCTCCCGGCGTCGCTCGTCTCCCTCCAGGACGTCGAGGAGTCGGCGGGCGGAGGCGATCACGCTGAAGAGGGCGTCAGACTTCCGCTCCCATGCGCGGCCCTCGTATGCGAGGCGCTTCTCGTGCTGGCGCTGCTGACGTCCGCTCCAGACGGTCGCTCCGATGCCTCCGAGAGCCACGAGTCCGGAGGAGACAACGGAGGTAAGCGCGACGACGTCGGGCACGGCTGGCACCCTACCGGCGCGCGGGTTTGTTGTGCGGCTACTCCTGGGACCGCAGAGCGTCGAGCGCGCGCTCCAGGCGCTCGACTTTGCCGTCTAGTTCGCCGTCGTGTCCGGCGCGTATGTCGGCCTTCAGCACGAGAGACACTCGGGACCCATACGGCGCTACAGCTTCGGTCGCTCGACGGACGACGTCGAGGCACGATTCCCAGTCTCCTTCGATCGTCGTGAACATGGCGTCGGTTCGGTTCGGGAGTCCGGAGTCGCGCACGACTTGGACGGCTGCGGCGACGGCGTCCGCTACAGACCCGTCCTCTCTGCCGGTCCCGCTAGGAGCAACGGAGAACGCTACGAGCATGTGGAGTCTCTTTCCTATGTTCGCTAGTAACTACTCGCCCTCGACGTTGGTGAACATCGAGTTGAGCTCGTAGGGCAGCCCGGACTCCTTGACCACCCGGACGGCAGCGGCCACGGCCTCCGAGACGCTCCCGGACTCGTCGGCGGATGAGGGCGAGATGCTGAAGGCCACGATCATGCCCCGAACGGTAGCCGTCAGCCGGGCGAGGCAGCAGACCCCTCCGGTCGGAGGTCGGGGAGCCGCTCGCGCAACCGCACCAGGGCGGCGTGCGTCTGGGACTTCACGGTGCCTCTCGAGACGCCCAGGGCGTCGGCCGTCTGCTGCTCGCTGAGGTCGTCGAGGTAGCGCAGGACCACGACGGCGCGCTGCTTCGGGGTCAGCGTGGCCAGGGCGTCGCGCAGCAGCCACACGTCCTCGTGGTCGATCCGGCTCGGCCCGGCCGTGGCCTCGGGCAGCACCTCCGCGCTCTGCTCCCGCCACCTGCGGCGCCGCCACCGGCTGATGTTCTCGTGCACCAGCACCCGGCGCACGTACGGCTCCGGGTCACCGTCGATCCTCCCCCAGCGCGGCACCACCTTGGCCAGCGCCAGCTGCACGAGGTCCTCGGCGTCGTGCAGGTCACCCGTCAGCAGGTACGCCGTGCGCAGCAGTGCCGGGCGTCGCGCGACGACGTACGCCGTGAAGGTGTCGGGCGTGCGCTCAGGGCTGGGCACGGCGCCTCCACAGGAGGAGTCCGGCCAGCAGGGCTAGCGGGACGCCGACCAGCAGGGCCCAGCCCAGGCGCGGGTCGCGGGCCGTCGGCGGGGCCGGGGCGTCGAAGAGCTCGCCGGCCCATGCCTCCTGCGCGACCAGCGTGCCGGGCGCCAGGTTCTGGGGCTCGGGGGTCACCAGCGGCGTCGCCTCGCCGGTGGTGACGTCGAGACTCACGTACGCCGACCCCGACGGGCCGTCCCCGCGGACGTCCACGACCACGTGGTCGTCGTCGCGCCACCCGAGGACCTGGTGGGCGTTCGAGTCCCCGACGGGACTCAGCTCGACCGGCCGGCCGGCCTCCACGTCCCCGACCGCCACCGTGCGCGCCGTCGTGTCCGAGCGGCGAGGACCATCGGGGTCCAGCGTCACCGCCAGCCGCGTGCCCGACGGGCTGAGCACACCCGGACCCTCGGTGAGCGTGTCGAGCTCGAGGACCTGCCGGCTGCCGGGGCGCAGCAGCTCCACCGTGCGCCCCGCGACCGACACCAGCAGGTCGCCGGCGCTCGTGGCGTCGTACAGGGTGGGGATCGCCCTGCCCTCCCAGGTGCGGGGCTCCTCGGCCCCGACCTCCCAGGAGGCGGTGAGCCCGTCGGTGCCGCTCGTCTCGCCGGGCCCGGTCCGCTGGAAGTGCGAGAACCACAGCGTGGTCCCGGCCCAGACCAGCTCCTCAGGCACCAGGCCGTGCTCGGTCGGGACCGCGTGGCGCACGACCTCGCCGGTCGTCAGGTCCTGCATGGCCACCCCGACGACCTCGTCGTCGGTCGTCTCGTCCGCGCTGACGATGGGCTCGCCGCCGAGCCAGTAGGCGATCCACCGGCCGTCGGCCGAGAGGGCCACGTCGTTCTCGAAGACGTCCAGTGCCTCGACCCGGCCCGGCAGCGCGAGGTAGCGGTACTCCCCACTGGCCGAGGCGACACCCACGATGCCCATCCCGCCGGAGCCCCACCAGCCCTCGCGGGAGCCGCCGAGCACCGCCGACAGCACGCCGGGCGGGTCGTCCGCAGGGCGCGGGCGCCAGCCGTCGAACTCGTAGAGGCGGTCGGGCAGCCGGGGACCGTCCGAGGACGGGGCTGCGGGGGCCGGGGCCGGCGACGGACCGGGGGCGGTCAACCGCCAACCGCCCGCCCCGACCACCAGCACGACCAGGACGGCCACGCCGACGACGGCCGAGGTGACGTGCCGACGGCGGCGCTGCCAGGCGCGACCGCGGCTCCAGGCGTCGTCGGGGCGCGCCGGCCCGGCCTCGCGCACGGCGCGCTCGGCCAGCGCGTCCAGGCGGCGCTGCAGGTCGGTGCTCTCGCTCATCGGTGCTCCTCCAGGGGGTCTCACCCTCTCCTACGCCGCGAGCGGCCCGCAGGGTTGGCACCGGGCGGGTGGAAATCTGCGGCGGGTCAGCTGATGGGGACGCTGACCTCGTCCGGCAGCAGCACCCGGAGCCGGGCCAGCGCGTCTCGGGAGTGCGACTTCACGGTCCCGACGCCGATGCCCAGTGCCTGCGCGGTCTGGACCTCGGTGAGGTCGTCGAAGTAGCGCAGCACGACCACGGCGCGCTGCCGCGGCGCGAGCCCGAGCAGCGCCTGCCTGACGGCGGTGCGGTCGGTGAGGTCGGCCACCTCCGTCGGGCGCTCGGGCGGGGTGTCGGTGCTCACCTCGCGCCAGCGCCGTCGTCGCCACCGGCTCACGGACTCCCGCGCCAGCACCTTGCGCACGTAGGGCTCCGGGTCGTGGGCGATCTTGGCCCAGTGCGGCATCGCCTTGACCAGGGCGAGCTGCACGAGGTCCTCGGCGTCGGCGTGCTGGCCCGTCAGCAGGTACGCCGTGCGCAGCAGCGCCTGGCGGCGGGCGGCGACGTACTCCTCGAACTGGGCGCGGACCCGGTCGTCACGGTCGGACACGGCGCCTCCAGTCCAGCAGCAGCATCGCGCCGAACAGCAGGACCAGGCCCGCGAAGGTCGCGGGGATGCGGGGGTCCCAGGGGTTCGGTGGGTGCGGGCGCTCCACCGTCGGCGTGGCCAGCAGGTGGGTGGCGAGCTGGTCGGAGTACCCCCAGCCGGGGAAGCGGACCAGCTCCTCCTGCTCCCCGGAGCGGACGTCGACGGCATGCAGCGCGAATCCACTTGTGGCAGCACCCCGGTCCCGACGGACGGCGGCCACGTGGTCGGCGTCGATCCAGGCGACCGCGTCGTAGGTGCGTTCGGTGCCTTCCACCGCCGTGGACTCCACGGTCTCGCCCTCCCGCACCTCGCCCACGTGGAGATCGTTGGGGTTGCGCCTCCCGCGTGGCCAGGCGATCCGGGTGCCTGTGGGGTCGATGGCCGTGTACGACGTGCCCATGGAACCGGGCTGCAGGAAGGACCGCGCTGGCTCGGCGCTGTCGAGGTCCAGCACTGCCCGATCAGAGCTCCGGTCCAGGACCAGCACTCCGGTCCCGGAGGAGGCATCGACGCTGTCGGAGAGCCCGGTCGCTCCCAGGAGCTGGGGCTCCGTCCCGTCCGCCGGCGTCCACAACCACAGACCGGCCATCTTTCCGACGCCCTGGCGTCGCGTGGGCCCGTCGGAACCGGTCCAGTACTGGCCGTAGTCGAAGGCGAGCCGCTCGTCGTCGGCCCACGTCAGCTCGCCGGCCATCAGGCCGTGATCGGTCCCGACCGGCATCCGCTCCACCTCACCGGTCGTGGCGTCGTACACCGCCACGCCGACCACGGGTGAGTCCTCCTGAGGCGTCTGCCTGGTCTCACCGACGTACCAGTAGGCGACACGGCGTCCGTCGGGCGCGAGCTCCACCTCGCCGACGCCGCCGTCGTCGAGATCCGGTAGGTCCAGGAACCGGTACTCCCCCGTCGTGGCCGAGATGCCCGCCACCCCGAGGTCGCTGCCGGTCCAGCCGCGGCGCTCGGCGGTCACCAGCGCGGCCAGCTGTCCCAGGGGGCCCTCGTCGTCGGTGCCGGGCAGCCACGGGCTCGGCTCCCAGATCTGGGTGGGGAGGGCAGGGGCGGTCCCCGGTGCGGCCGGTCGGATGTCGCCGTCCGTCCGGAGCCAGCCGAGGCCGCCGACGAGTCCCAGCACCAGAACCGTCGCGCTGACCGCGACGAGGGTGCCGACCCGACGGCGGCGGTGGTAACCGCGCGCCACGTCCCACAGTGCGGGGTCGGGCAGGGCTGGTGGTGCGTCCTGGGCCAGGTCGACCAACCGGTCGTGCAACGTGCTCATCGGTCCTCCTCAGGGGTCCTCACCCTCACCTACGTCACGAGACGGACGTCTGGAGGGGTCCTGCCCCCGACATCTGCGCCGGGTGGGCGCGATATCTGCGCCGGGTCAGGT
This Nocardioides dokdonensis FR1436 DNA region includes the following protein-coding sequences:
- a CDS encoding UvrB/UvrC motif-containing protein, yielding MPDVVALTSVVSSGLVALGGIGATVWSGRQQRQHEKRLAYEGRAWERKSDALFSVIASARRLLDVLEGDERRRERLGVDVESILDDLRESGPIVEAYASEACRAALHDLATLLDAAERDLVAPFQVARIRRQKEEAIDAGDFEEAARLRHRERQVSRAAAEALNLDQQEAASRARRLIAAARDSVQGA
- a CDS encoding SigE family RNA polymerase sigma factor, with the protein product MSDRDDRVRAQFEEYVAARRQALLRTAYLLTGQHADAEDLVQLALVKAMPHWAKIAHDPEPYVRKVLARESVSRWRRRRWREVSTDTPPERPTEVADLTDRTAVRQALLGLAPRQRAVVVLRYFDDLTEVQTAQALGIGVGTVKSHSRDALARLRVLLPDEVSVPIS
- a CDS encoding Eco57I restriction-modification methylase domain-containing protein, which produces MGAPAEVLALIEKYRQDREHFRSAAFKEMSVRTEFLNPVLLALGWDPQNTGLAAPDREVIQEDVVQIDGAGKAPDYGFLVERRRMFFLEAKRPGVNISTDRAPAYQIRRYCWNAGLPIGVLTDFEEWAIYDCRAEPSSTDSTTTARIHYFTYEELDERWDDLVALIGRVAVADGSLQKHFADRPMPRGTQTIDQAFLEEIRSWRNYLAKEMARDNRGLSAIQLNEVVQTLIDRIIFLRIAEARGLEAYGELKACADDPSPGVYRRLVGLFRRADDRYNSGLFHFADSRDQHGTPDSLSPSLAVSDHRLRFIIGRLYYPHPYEFSVMPADILGKVYEQFLGEHVVLDQAGLADIVEKPEVRKAGGVYYTPVPIVDYIVEETLGPLLRGKTPGEVAKIRVIDPACGSGSFLIAAYQYIIDWHTAYYAQQVKNRNTYLEKSKGGGLRLKTAERKRILLANIYGVDIDRQAVEVTKLSLLLKVIEGQSQMELAVGRILPDLHENIKCGNSLIDVDFPLTLDASEEERLTYNPFDWDEEFPAVFEAGGFDAVIGNPPYFSIDNVWGRKDRRLAYMKSHYSDIHTDKTDILFYFLQKAASICRGEVGFIVSRSFLEADKAQKLRGWLSTNVRLREVVDFREALVFPGVGINTAIVRYTRSRAAKEATFRRYRNKALPPGYLAGHLREPSLFIRTTKNFAELDSSSWVAADAADAAILKKLDLAGDQVGQVLHVGQGMQTGHNTAFTIPKTDERLLRDAKSARLARKRARNSDIGAYSVADEGPYVLYLEDAPAFARLPDSVQSHLKAHESRLKERAAFQRGDCMWWRYTWPLHKEFVDKPRILVPYRASSNRFSVDARATFVGLTDTTVLYHKGSPEDLHYIAAVLNSRVSTYRFRFLGKLVGGGTYEYFHNTVGKLPVPRRLPGDPTHDRLVELSKVLHEENETIRSTILPDEQEASSKLIADAAAEVETLVAQLFGLTEVERQRIEEYLAQ
- a CDS encoding thiamine-binding protein; amino-acid sequence: MLVAFSVAPSGTGREDGSVADAVAAAVQVVRDSGLPNRTDAMFTTIEGDWESCLDVVRRATEAVAPYGSRVSLVLKADIRAGHDGELDGKVERLERALDALRSQE
- a CDS encoding thiamine-binding protein — its product is MIVAFSISPSSADESGSVSEAVAAAVRVVKESGLPYELNSMFTNVEGE
- a CDS encoding SigE family RNA polymerase sigma factor, with protein sequence MPSPERTPDTFTAYVVARRPALLRTAYLLTGDLHDAEDLVQLALAKVVPRWGRIDGDPEPYVRRVLVHENISRWRRRRWREQSAEVLPEATAGPSRIDHEDVWLLRDALATLTPKQRAVVVLRYLDDLSEQQTADALGVSRGTVKSQTHAALVRLRERLPDLRPEGSAASPG